From the genome of Solidesulfovibrio carbinolicus, one region includes:
- the modA gene encoding molybdate ABC transporter substrate-binding protein, translating to MRRIACLCAVLAATLCLAVSALAQTFTVAAGAGYKKPVTALAKAFEAAGGVKTDLIFGNMGQLIPQAKTSGAIDVLVGEKGFLEGAGLRFSGAVPLGRGVLVVAWPKGKTLAAPGDVVKPEIKRLAMADPAKAIYGKAATQYLQKAGLDKAVADKLLVVATVPQVTTYVQSGEVDAGFVNRTDVMDLGEAIGGYLEIDPSLYEPIDLAALPLAEAKNTEAIKAFAAFLETPQAREILKKHGL from the coding sequence ATGCGACGGATTGCCTGTCTGTGCGCGGTCCTGGCCGCCACATTGTGTCTGGCCGTTTCGGCCCTGGCCCAAACCTTCACCGTGGCGGCCGGGGCCGGCTACAAGAAACCCGTCACCGCCCTGGCCAAGGCCTTCGAGGCGGCCGGGGGCGTCAAGACCGACCTCATCTTCGGCAATATGGGCCAGCTCATTCCCCAGGCCAAGACCAGCGGGGCCATCGACGTGCTGGTGGGCGAGAAGGGCTTTCTGGAAGGGGCCGGCTTGCGGTTCAGCGGGGCCGTCCCGCTTGGTCGCGGCGTGCTGGTGGTGGCCTGGCCCAAGGGCAAGACCCTGGCCGCGCCGGGGGACGTGGTCAAGCCCGAGATCAAACGCCTAGCCATGGCCGACCCGGCCAAGGCCATCTACGGTAAGGCGGCCACGCAGTATTTGCAGAAAGCCGGGCTGGACAAGGCCGTGGCCGACAAGCTGCTGGTGGTGGCCACCGTTCCCCAGGTGACGACCTACGTCCAAAGCGGCGAGGTGGACGCCGGATTCGTCAACCGCACCGACGTCATGGATCTGGGCGAGGCCATCGGCGGCTACCTGGAAATCGACCCCTCACTTTACGAACCCATTGATCTGGCCGCCTTGCCCTTGGCCGAGGCCAAGAATACCGAAGCCATCAAGGCCTTCGCCGCCTTCCTGGAGACTCCCCAAGCCCGGGAAATCCTGAAAAAACACGGTTTGTAA
- a CDS encoding molybdate ABC transporter permease subunit gives MIPTTLAATASDPDVLFSIRLTLRVMAVAVPLFFLLGVPLGYVLGRGRSRLVAALDVIVSLPLVLPPMAVGFFLLLLLGRNGLFGGPLGKLAGMEIVFGFSGLVVAAVISGLPLMVRPVQAAVRGDLTRLMELSAVLGKSSAETFVRVVLPHCRRSVAAGMFLAVGRALGEVGVSLLLGGDIIGRTNTVSLEIYNAVFSGQYDRAGYLAGLLCLVSLALTWLLKRTGRG, from the coding sequence ATGATCCCGACAACGCTTGCGGCCACGGCCTCCGACCCGGACGTCCTTTTCTCCATCCGGCTGACGCTGCGGGTCATGGCCGTGGCCGTGCCGCTGTTTTTCCTGCTTGGCGTGCCGCTGGGCTATGTGCTCGGCCGGGGGCGGAGCCGTCTGGTGGCCGCCCTGGATGTGATCGTGTCGCTGCCCTTGGTCTTGCCGCCCATGGCCGTGGGGTTTTTTCTCCTGCTGCTTCTTGGTCGAAACGGACTTTTCGGCGGGCCGTTGGGCAAACTCGCCGGCATGGAGATCGTCTTCGGCTTTTCGGGGCTGGTGGTGGCGGCGGTGATCTCGGGACTGCCGCTCATGGTGCGGCCGGTGCAGGCGGCGGTGCGTGGCGACCTCACGCGGCTCATGGAACTTTCGGCCGTGCTCGGCAAATCCTCGGCCGAGACCTTCGTGCGGGTGGTCCTGCCCCATTGCCGCCGCAGCGTGGCCGCCGGCATGTTTTTGGCCGTGGGGCGGGCCCTTGGCGAGGTCGGGGTGAGTTTGCTCCTTGGCGGCGACATCATTGGCCGCACCAACACGGTGTCGCTGGAAATCTACAACGCCGTCTTTTCCGGCCAGTACGACCGGGCCGGCTATCTGGCCGGACTGTTATGCCTGGTCTCCCTGGCCCTGACCTGGCTGCTCAAGCGGACCGGCCGGGGCTAA
- a CDS encoding FeoA family protein — MAPYGPLSIFPPGSRVRVETLCDCPRARGRLCAMGITPGTVVEITSCCGGPVCLRARGACLTLGHGLAEKVYGRLDAVATA; from the coding sequence ATGGCCCCGTACGGTCCGCTTTCCATTTTTCCGCCCGGCAGCCGCGTGCGCGTCGAGACGTTGTGCGATTGTCCCCGGGCGCGCGGAAGGCTGTGCGCCATGGGCATCACGCCCGGCACGGTGGTGGAGATCACTTCCTGCTGCGGCGGACCGGTCTGTTTGCGGGCCAGAGGCGCGTGCCTGACTTTGGGACACGGGCTGGCCGAGAAGGTGTACGGCCGCTTGGACGCCGTCGCCACGGCTTGA
- a CDS encoding FeoA family protein translates to MDQQATIGMRQLEVGQKARIVSVGASGEMGRRIRDMGLVPGTEVAVIGRAPLRDPVAIRLKAFTLTLRNSEADHITVSPL, encoded by the coding sequence ATGGACCAGCAGGCAACCATCGGCATGCGCCAGTTAGAGGTCGGCCAAAAGGCCCGCATCGTCAGCGTGGGCGCTTCGGGAGAAATGGGACGACGCATCCGCGACATGGGGCTGGTGCCCGGCACGGAAGTCGCCGTCATCGGCCGCGCGCCGCTGCGCGACCCGGTGGCTATTCGCCTCAAGGCCTTCACCCTGACCCTGCGCAACAGCGAGGCCGATCACATTACCGTGTCTCCGCTGTAG
- a CDS encoding C-GCAxxG-C-C family protein: MADQDIAGKAGEHFAAGCNCAQAVLRSYADRYGLDVDTAVRLATGFGVGMGRGGACGAVSGAVMVLGLAGGGGGPDGAAAKAATYARAREFYDRFLERHGSLICRDLMELDPSTPDGLEQARREGRFTTRCSRYVGDAAAIVAAMIESLPPRV; this comes from the coding sequence ATGGCGGATCAGGATATTGCCGGGAAGGCCGGGGAACATTTCGCCGCCGGTTGCAACTGCGCCCAGGCCGTGTTGCGCTCTTATGCCGATCGCTACGGCCTTGACGTCGACACGGCCGTGCGTCTGGCCACGGGGTTTGGCGTGGGCATGGGGCGCGGCGGGGCCTGCGGCGCGGTTTCCGGCGCGGTGATGGTGCTGGGTCTGGCCGGAGGCGGCGGCGGGCCGGACGGCGCGGCGGCCAAGGCCGCTACCTATGCCCGGGCCCGGGAATTCTACGACCGCTTTCTCGAACGCCATGGGTCGCTCATCTGCCGCGATCTCATGGAGCTTGATCCTTCGACTCCCGACGGCCTGGAGCAGGCCCGACGCGAGGGGCGCTTTACCACCCGCTGCAGCCGCTATGTGGGCGACGCCGCCGCCATTGTCGCGGCCATGATTGAGAGTCTGCCGCCGCGCGTCTGA
- a CDS encoding HAMP domain-containing methyl-accepting chemotaxis protein, protein MRNLKLGVKLVGGFLVTAAITLIVGLVGLSGLSTVSNHLETVTDVSLPTVRDLQLIKIAGETVRVAQRSLLIPGLDKKDRERQYENIARVRDTYRKAWDEYDKLPKSPEAERVWREFGPAWQEWVKINNETFELAKQWDKSDIDDPTEIRQKIYLFRGDHYKLLDDAYGLAISGKPLAGGDNPEQCNFGQWMASTGRNINNPVFKKAVQDLRQVHDKLHRGVARLKEMAAKNAPKEEMLALIRTEIHEPVEQTVAQFNLMADEVGRVEEIYARMRQDAMVTVRDKQVRCFELLDRLMTLSIADAEKSQAEGEAAAAKARMISIIGIGLGVVLALLLGIVISRMITRPILLGVRAAEGLAAGDLNQRIDIDQKDEIGDLAKALRHMIEKLREVVGQVQSGAENVASGSEELSATTQSLSQGATEQAASVEEISSSMEEMAANIRQNADNAKQTEQMALKTASDAQSGGEAVAKTVGAMKQIAEKIGIIEEIARQTNLLALNAAIEAARAGEHGKGFAVVAAEVRKLAERSGNAAGEISELSSSSVQIAEKAGELLARIVPDIQRTTELIQEITASSVEQNSGAEQVNRAIQQLDQVVQQNASASEEMASTAEELSSQALQLQDTVSYFRLDAMTRRPSAPKALAAGRKSSRPVVRPPARPAAAKAGLSLNLDKETDDDFERF, encoded by the coding sequence ATGCGCAACTTAAAACTCGGGGTCAAACTGGTCGGCGGCTTTCTCGTCACGGCGGCCATCACCCTTATAGTCGGTTTAGTCGGCTTGTCCGGCCTCTCCACCGTATCCAACCACCTGGAAACGGTCACCGACGTCAGCCTGCCCACCGTGCGCGATCTGCAATTGATCAAGATCGCGGGCGAGACAGTCCGGGTGGCGCAGCGCAGCCTGCTCATTCCCGGGCTCGACAAGAAAGACCGGGAGCGGCAGTACGAGAATATCGCCCGGGTGCGCGACACCTACCGCAAAGCCTGGGACGAGTACGATAAATTGCCCAAATCCCCCGAAGCCGAGCGCGTATGGCGGGAATTCGGCCCGGCCTGGCAGGAATGGGTCAAGATCAACAACGAAACCTTCGAACTGGCCAAGCAGTGGGACAAGTCGGACATCGACGATCCGACGGAAATACGCCAGAAAATCTATTTGTTCCGCGGCGACCACTACAAACTCCTTGACGACGCCTACGGGTTGGCCATTTCCGGCAAGCCCTTGGCCGGCGGCGACAACCCCGAGCAATGCAATTTCGGGCAATGGATGGCCTCAACCGGACGCAACATCAATAATCCGGTCTTCAAAAAAGCGGTTCAAGACTTACGCCAGGTACACGACAAGTTGCATCGCGGCGTGGCTCGACTCAAGGAAATGGCCGCCAAAAACGCTCCCAAGGAAGAGATGCTGGCCCTTATACGCACGGAAATCCACGAGCCTGTGGAACAGACCGTGGCCCAGTTCAACCTTATGGCCGACGAAGTGGGACGGGTCGAGGAAATCTATGCCCGGATGCGCCAGGATGCCATGGTCACGGTGCGCGACAAGCAGGTCCGCTGTTTCGAACTCCTTGACCGGCTCATGACCCTGTCCATAGCCGATGCCGAGAAAAGCCAGGCCGAAGGCGAGGCCGCTGCTGCCAAGGCCAGGATGATTTCCATCATCGGCATCGGATTGGGCGTGGTGCTGGCCCTGCTCCTTGGCATCGTCATATCCCGCATGATCACGCGGCCCATTCTCCTGGGCGTGCGGGCCGCCGAAGGCCTGGCCGCCGGCGACCTCAACCAGCGTATCGACATTGATCAGAAAGACGAGATCGGCGATCTGGCCAAGGCCCTGCGCCACATGATCGAAAAGCTGCGCGAAGTGGTTGGTCAGGTGCAGTCCGGGGCCGAGAACGTGGCCTCGGGTTCCGAGGAGCTTTCGGCCACCACCCAGAGTCTGTCCCAGGGCGCCACCGAACAAGCGGCCAGCGTCGAGGAAATCTCCTCGTCCATGGAAGAAATGGCCGCCAACATCCGCCAGAACGCCGATAACGCCAAGCAGACCGAACAGATGGCGCTCAAGACCGCCTCCGACGCCCAAAGCGGCGGCGAAGCCGTGGCCAAGACCGTGGGCGCCATGAAGCAGATCGCCGAAAAAATCGGCATCATTGAGGAAATCGCCCGCCAGACCAACCTGCTGGCGCTGAATGCCGCTATCGAGGCGGCCCGGGCCGGCGAGCACGGCAAGGGCTTCGCCGTGGTCGCGGCCGAAGTGCGCAAGCTGGCCGAACGCAGCGGCAACGCGGCCGGCGAAATCAGCGAACTCTCCTCGTCCAGCGTCCAGATCGCCGAAAAGGCCGGCGAACTCCTGGCCCGCATCGTGCCGGACATCCAGCGCACCACCGAACTCATCCAGGAAATCACGGCCTCAAGCGTGGAGCAAAATTCCGGAGCCGAGCAGGTCAACCGGGCCATCCAGCAGCTCGATCAGGTCGTGCAGCAAAACGCCTCGGCCTCCGAGGAAATGGCTTCCACCGCCGAGGAACTGTCGAGCCAGGCCCTGCAGCTCCAGGATACCGTGTCCTACTTCCGCCTCGACGCCATGACCCGCCGGCCAAGCGCGCCCAAGGCCCTGGCCGCCGGCCGCAAATCGTCCCGCCCGGTGGTCAGGCCGCCAGCCCGGCCTGCCGCCGCCAAAGCCGGCCTGTCCCTGAATCTGGACAAGGAAACCGACGACGACTTCGAACGGTTCTAG
- a CDS encoding ABC transporter ATP-binding protein, which translates to MLVAKDIVKTFAGEAGNAPALRGVSLTVTAGEFVAVVGRSGSGKSTLLNILSSLLTPDGGQVLYQGRDLAALSARERDKLRATDFSMVFQMHHLLPYLTAFENVLTPFLSGWRPVDAARKAFALECLDRVGLADKAKRLPGKLSGGEQQRVAIARALVTRPRALFADEPTGSLDGGTGRQIMDILADLNKEGLTVVLVTHEPLYARMAGRLVEIADGRLAADNGTPAPAPSTTV; encoded by the coding sequence ATGCTAGTCGCCAAGGACATCGTCAAGACTTTCGCCGGCGAGGCCGGCAACGCCCCGGCCCTGCGCGGCGTGTCACTTACCGTTACGGCCGGCGAATTCGTGGCTGTGGTCGGACGCTCGGGTTCGGGCAAATCGACCCTGCTCAACATCCTCTCCAGCCTGCTCACCCCGGACGGCGGCCAGGTGCTCTACCAAGGCCGCGACCTGGCCGCCCTGTCCGCCCGGGAGCGAGACAAACTGCGGGCCACGGACTTCTCCATGGTCTTCCAGATGCACCACCTGCTCCCCTACCTCACCGCCTTCGAGAACGTGCTGACCCCCTTTCTCTCGGGCTGGCGGCCGGTGGACGCCGCACGCAAGGCCTTTGCCCTGGAATGCCTGGACCGGGTCGGCCTTGCCGACAAGGCCAAGCGCCTGCCGGGCAAGCTCTCCGGCGGCGAACAGCAGCGCGTGGCCATCGCCCGGGCCCTGGTCACCCGACCCCGGGCGCTTTTCGCCGACGAACCCACTGGCAGCCTGGACGGCGGCACCGGTCGCCAGATCATGGACATCCTGGCCGACCTCAACAAGGAAGGCCTCACCGTGGTGCTGGTCACCCACGAACCGCTTTACGCCCGCATGGCCGGACGCCTGGTGGAAATCGCCGACGGCAGGCTGGCGGCCGACAATGGGACGCCCGCTCCCGCGCCAAGCACAACCGTTTGA
- a CDS encoding ABC transporter permease: MNILTIPLRNLRRKLARSLLTAVVFAVGVASVTALVELSKAVGESLESKLAAYGANILVSPKTETLSVGYGGMALGDVSVDIKYFKEDETLAAISGIHHKDRLSAVAPKFVLLARVADTPVGVIGVDFEQERQIKNHWFTEAGTLALDSFGLLAGSEAATRLNLAPGSVVTLEGRDFTVTGVLGPTGSEDDKLLFADLHALQAAAGKINRIHFVEVAALCAGCPIEEITAQIDANLPGADVKAMQQVVKSRMMTVDFVKHLAFAVSGVILLTACVMIGLSIFSSVNERKNEIGLLRALGFSKGSVFLLMHLEALILGATAAILGQLAGLAASGRLMALLDLGDQAAPTFDPLQFALVFVGVAALTSLASLPPALAASRIEPSQALVML, translated from the coding sequence GTGAACATCCTGACCATCCCGCTGCGCAACTTGCGCCGCAAACTGGCAAGAAGCCTGCTCACGGCCGTGGTTTTCGCCGTGGGCGTGGCCTCGGTGACGGCCCTGGTCGAACTGTCCAAGGCCGTGGGCGAGAGCCTGGAATCCAAGCTCGCCGCCTACGGGGCCAACATCCTGGTCAGCCCGAAAACCGAGACGCTGTCGGTGGGCTACGGCGGCATGGCCCTGGGCGACGTCTCGGTGGACATCAAGTATTTTAAGGAAGACGAGACCCTGGCCGCCATTTCCGGCATCCACCATAAAGACCGCCTAAGCGCCGTGGCCCCGAAATTCGTGCTGCTGGCCCGGGTGGCCGACACGCCGGTCGGCGTCATCGGGGTGGATTTTGAGCAAGAGCGCCAGATCAAAAACCACTGGTTCACCGAAGCCGGCACGTTGGCCCTGGATTCCTTCGGCCTGCTGGCCGGCAGCGAGGCGGCAACGCGCCTGAACCTCGCCCCGGGGTCCGTCGTGACCCTGGAAGGCCGCGACTTCACCGTGACCGGCGTCCTTGGCCCCACCGGCTCCGAGGACGACAAGCTTCTGTTCGCCGACCTCCACGCCTTGCAGGCCGCCGCCGGCAAGATCAACCGCATCCATTTCGTCGAAGTGGCGGCCCTGTGCGCCGGCTGCCCCATCGAAGAGATCACGGCCCAAATCGACGCAAACCTGCCCGGCGCCGACGTCAAGGCCATGCAGCAGGTGGTCAAAAGCCGCATGATGACCGTGGATTTCGTCAAGCATCTGGCCTTTGCCGTGTCCGGCGTCATCTTGCTCACGGCCTGCGTCATGATCGGCCTGTCGATTTTTTCCTCGGTCAACGAGCGCAAAAACGAAATCGGCCTGCTGCGGGCCCTGGGTTTCTCCAAGGGCTCGGTGTTCCTGCTCATGCACCTGGAAGCGCTCATTCTCGGGGCCACGGCGGCGATCCTCGGCCAGCTGGCCGGCTTGGCCGCCAGCGGCCGGCTCATGGCGCTACTTGACCTTGGCGACCAGGCCGCCCCCACATTCGATCCCCTGCAATTCGCCCTGGTGTTCGTGGGCGTGGCCGCCCTGACCAGCCTGGCCTCGCTGCCCCCGGCCCTGGCCGCCTCCCGCATCGAGCCGTCCCAGGCGCTGGTGATGTTGTAG
- a CDS encoding DUF2318 domain-containing protein: protein MPFPAPKRLLPAFLACLAVLAVVFVAAGPGHALLGFSSGPTSLKPADGVVAFPTADLADGKAHFFTVDAAGKEVRFFAVKTKDGRVRTALDTCDVCYPEKKGYRQEGDFMLCINCGRRFHMNMVGDQRGGCNPSPLASEVAGESVRIKMADLAVGAAYF, encoded by the coding sequence ATGCCCTTTCCCGCCCCCAAACGCCTGCTGCCCGCCTTTCTGGCCTGTCTGGCCGTTTTGGCCGTTGTGTTTGTCGCCGCCGGCCCCGGCCATGCCCTGCTCGGTTTTTCCTCCGGCCCGACCAGCCTCAAGCCGGCCGACGGCGTCGTCGCCTTTCCGACGGCCGATCTGGCCGACGGCAAGGCGCACTTTTTCACCGTGGACGCCGCTGGCAAGGAAGTGCGCTTTTTCGCCGTCAAAACCAAGGACGGCCGGGTGCGCACCGCCCTGGACACCTGCGACGTGTGTTATCCCGAGAAAAAAGGCTACCGTCAGGAAGGCGATTTCATGCTCTGCATCAACTGCGGCCGACGCTTCCACATGAACATGGTGGGCGACCAGCGCGGCGGCTGCAATCCTTCGCCCCTGGCCTCGGAGGTCGCAGGCGAATCCGTGCGCATCAAAATGGCCGATCTTGCCGTTGGCGCGGCGTATTTTTAG